One genomic window of Evansella cellulosilytica DSM 2522 includes the following:
- a CDS encoding DUF3267 domain-containing protein — protein sequence MNLVWKGIYKSVDQLPKGDLPERAVKFKEPDNLVQLNIIASLFVIPVLILIAIAVFLKFVIAGGEVTFTVFNLWGFLLAFLMILPHEMLHAMLFPKGKEVELWVSPKAMAAFVVCTAPISKGRFIFLSLLPNIVFGFIPLVVWIVLPVGGAIENILFSFATLSLLFGVGDYLNVFNAARQMPNGALTQLSGMNSYWFMPEEEQKAQ from the coding sequence ATGAACCTAGTATGGAAAGGAATTTATAAAAGTGTTGACCAACTTCCGAAAGGAGATTTACCTGAACGAGCGGTGAAATTTAAGGAACCTGATAATTTGGTGCAATTAAACATAATCGCTTCATTATTTGTTATACCTGTTTTAATACTCATTGCTATTGCAGTTTTTCTTAAATTTGTAATAGCGGGAGGAGAAGTTACTTTTACGGTCTTTAATCTTTGGGGATTTCTTTTAGCCTTTTTAATGATATTGCCTCATGAAATGCTGCACGCAATGCTATTTCCAAAAGGTAAAGAGGTAGAGTTATGGGTAAGTCCAAAAGCGATGGCGGCATTTGTCGTATGTACGGCTCCCATATCAAAAGGGAGATTTATTTTCCTGAGTCTATTACCTAATATAGTATTTGGTTTTATTCCATTAGTAGTGTGGATAGTTCTTCCTGTAGGAGGCGCAATAGAAAATATATTATTTTCATTTGCAACATTAAGCTTATTATTTGGGGTCGGGGATTATTTAAATGTTTTCAATGCAGCACGCCAAATGCCAAATGGAGCACTCACACAATTGTCCGGAATGAATTCTTATTGGTTTATGCCTGAAGAAGAACAAAAAGCACAGTAA
- a CDS encoding GyrI-like domain-containing protein produces MEKYKVVKIPAYRAIGLKWEGSWSEISGLKEVIQEAGDRREELSHIVAPVVQLGLSYHTRQDGFTHYSAYEVTREQEVPDGMIEIDIPEMTYLVTNHKKGGNIGKTYDDIAQYLKESNYEPYRDETVPFENLPIKHEKYPLDRDLDDPHFEILIPIEKKEKDM; encoded by the coding sequence ATGGAAAAATATAAAGTCGTGAAGATACCTGCTTACCGTGCAATAGGATTAAAGTGGGAAGGGTCTTGGTCTGAAATAAGTGGGTTAAAAGAGGTAATTCAAGAGGCTGGCGATCGGCGGGAAGAATTAAGTCATATCGTTGCCCCCGTTGTTCAGTTAGGGCTATCCTATCACACTAGACAAGACGGATTTACCCATTATTCAGCTTATGAGGTTACGAGAGAGCAAGAAGTACCAGATGGAATGATAGAAATCGATATTCCAGAAATGACATACTTAGTTACGAATCATAAAAAAGGCGGAAATATCGGAAAAACATATGACGATATCGCTCAATATTTAAAGGAAAGTAATTATGAACCATATCGAGACGAAACAGTTCCATTTGAAAACTTACCAATTAAACATGAAAAGTATCCACTCGATAGGGATTTAGACGATCCCCATTTTGAGATTTTGATTCCTATAGAAAAGAAAGAGAAGGATATGTAA
- a CDS encoding 2OG-Fe(II) oxygenase, whose amino-acid sequence MTMDAKNLPMNELPVKEPTIFDHVGNKIITDDRKIDIIARIKEPLIVLLGNVLSEEECDQLISLSKDRIERSKISNKSVHDLRTSSSMFFDDAENDVVSTVEKRVSQIMKIPVDHGEGIQILNYAIGQEYKAHYDYFSSGNSKVNNPRISTLVMYLNDVEAGGETYFPKLNFYVAPKKGMAVYFEYFYNDTTLNELTLHGGAPVVIGDKWAATQWMRRKATSNVSSFTI is encoded by the coding sequence TTGACAATGGATGCGAAAAACCTTCCAATGAATGAATTACCTGTGAAAGAACCGACAATTTTTGATCATGTAGGGAATAAAATAATCACAGACGATCGAAAAATTGACATTATTGCCAGAATTAAAGAGCCACTAATCGTCCTTCTCGGTAATGTGTTAAGCGAAGAAGAGTGTGATCAACTCATAAGCTTGTCAAAGGATAGAATTGAGCGATCTAAAATTAGTAATAAAAGTGTTCATGACTTGAGAACGAGTAGTAGCATGTTCTTCGATGATGCAGAAAATGATGTTGTGTCGACAGTCGAAAAAAGAGTTTCACAAATTATGAAAATTCCAGTAGACCACGGAGAGGGAATCCAAATTTTAAATTATGCAATTGGGCAGGAGTATAAGGCACACTACGATTATTTTTCGTCAGGTAATAGTAAAGTCAATAACCCAAGAATTAGTACACTTGTGATGTACTTAAATGATGTAGAAGCTGGTGGAGAAACATACTTTCCAAAGCTGAATTTTTATGTTGCACCGAAAAAAGGGATGGCTGTATATTTCGAATACTTCTACAATGACACAACTTTAAACGAGCTAACATTACATGGGGGAGCACCAGTTGTTATTGGAGATAAATGGGCAGCAACACAGTGGATGAGAAGAAAGGCAACTAGCAATGTTTCAAGTTTTACTATATAA
- the ilvD gene encoding dihydroxy-acid dehydratase: MANHSKSRSNVFNDINKAPNRAMIRAMGITDEDFEKPFIGVASTWSEVTPCNMHIDELARKAKQGAKEGGGTPFIFNTITVSDGISMGTEGMRFSLPSREVIADSIETVVGAQNYDGVVAIGGCDKNMPGCMIAIGRLNLPSVFVYGGTIRPGKNDGEDIDIVSAFEAVGKYNNGDIDSDGLNKIECNACPGAGACGGMYTANTMASAIEAMGMSLPGSSSNPAESPEKMEDCIEAGKAVLNLANQGILPKDIMTKKAFENAITVVMALGGSTNAVLHLLALAHTVDVELDLDDFERIRQRVPHIADLKPSGKYVMEELSKVGGVPAVMKLLLEKGLLHGECLTVTGKTVAENLAEVDHLKEGQNIVSFEKPKRENGPLVILKGNLAPEGAVAKMSGLKIKNITGPARVFDSEKEATEAVLNNKINAGDVIVIRYVGPKGGPGMAEMLSITAIVVGKGLGEKVGLITDGRFSGGTHGLVVGHISPEAQVGGPIALITEGDLITIDSETQELTVNITEEEFAERLKDWTAPEQNIRGTLKKYARLVSSASKGAITD, from the coding sequence ATGGCAAACCATTCAAAAAGCCGCAGTAATGTTTTTAATGATATTAACAAGGCTCCAAATCGTGCAATGATACGTGCGATGGGCATAACCGACGAAGATTTCGAAAAACCTTTTATAGGAGTTGCTAGTACGTGGAGTGAGGTAACACCATGTAATATGCATATTGATGAATTAGCTAGGAAAGCGAAACAGGGAGCTAAAGAAGGTGGAGGGACGCCGTTCATCTTTAATACAATTACCGTCTCCGATGGTATTTCGATGGGAACAGAGGGGATGCGTTTTTCGTTACCTAGTAGAGAAGTGATTGCTGATTCTATAGAAACAGTCGTTGGAGCCCAAAACTACGATGGTGTTGTAGCTATCGGTGGCTGTGATAAAAACATGCCTGGCTGTATGATAGCAATTGGCCGCCTAAATCTGCCATCTGTGTTCGTTTATGGCGGGACGATTCGTCCAGGCAAAAATGATGGAGAGGACATTGATATTGTTTCTGCCTTCGAAGCAGTAGGGAAATACAACAATGGAGATATAGATAGTGACGGGTTAAACAAGATTGAATGTAATGCATGTCCAGGTGCAGGGGCATGTGGTGGTATGTATACTGCTAATACAATGGCATCAGCTATCGAAGCAATGGGGATGAGTTTACCGGGGAGTTCATCAAATCCAGCAGAATCCCCTGAAAAAATGGAAGATTGTATTGAGGCAGGAAAAGCAGTTTTAAATCTTGCGAATCAAGGGATACTTCCAAAGGATATTATGACTAAAAAAGCATTTGAAAATGCGATCACTGTTGTCATGGCATTGGGGGGATCAACAAATGCTGTACTTCATTTATTAGCATTAGCTCATACTGTTGATGTCGAACTCGATTTAGATGACTTTGAACGAATTCGTCAGCGTGTCCCTCATATTGCCGATTTAAAACCAAGTGGCAAATATGTTATGGAAGAATTATCAAAGGTTGGTGGGGTACCTGCTGTAATGAAACTGCTTCTTGAAAAAGGGCTACTTCACGGTGAATGCTTAACTGTTACCGGTAAGACGGTTGCTGAGAATCTTGCTGAGGTTGATCATTTAAAAGAAGGACAAAACATTGTTTCTTTTGAAAAACCGAAACGAGAAAATGGTCCCCTAGTAATATTAAAGGGAAATCTTGCTCCAGAAGGTGCAGTAGCAAAAATGTCAGGGTTAAAAATAAAAAATATCACTGGACCAGCCCGTGTGTTTGATTCTGAGAAAGAAGCAACCGAAGCTGTGTTAAATAATAAAATTAACGCTGGAGATGTAATTGTTATTCGTTATGTTGGTCCAAAAGGTGGACCTGGCATGGCTGAAATGTTATCTATTACAGCTATTGTTGTCGGGAAGGGGCTTGGAGAAAAGGTTGGTTTAATCACAGATGGCCGTTTTTCCGGAGGTACTCATGGGCTTGTAGTAGGACACATTTCTCCAGAAGCACAAGTAGGTGGGCCGATTGCATTAATTACAGAGGGAGACTTAATTACAATTGATAGTGAGACACAGGAGTTGACTGTTAATATTACAGAAGAGGAATTTGCTGAAAGACTAAAGGATTGGACAGCACCAGAGCAAAATATACGCGGAACATTAAAGAAATATGCTCGTTTAGTATCTTCAGCATCCAAAGGAGCAATTACAGATTAA
- a CDS encoding cupin domain-containing protein, with translation MYYPPYRPSHWPNAVNTQWNYSNGGYDTWLNNPNYRSINPKYRDTNLVDYGSNPFVVDMETVTKNNQNFRTALWTGKHLQLTLMSIDVGEDIGLEVHPHLDQFLRIEEGQGLVQMGDRKEYLNFQQQAYKDYAIFVPAGKWHNLINTGHQPLKLYSIYAPPEHPFGTVHETKAIAMAAENHRY, from the coding sequence ATGTATTATCCACCATACCGACCATCCCATTGGCCTAATGCGGTGAACACTCAGTGGAACTATAGCAACGGAGGCTATGACACATGGCTTAACAATCCTAACTATAGGAGTATTAATCCTAAATACCGAGACACGAATCTTGTTGATTACGGATCAAACCCTTTTGTAGTTGATATGGAGACAGTCACGAAGAATAATCAAAATTTCCGGACAGCTTTATGGACAGGTAAACATTTGCAATTAACTTTGATGAGTATCGACGTAGGTGAAGACATCGGCTTGGAGGTTCATCCTCACCTTGATCAGTTCCTTCGAATCGAAGAGGGGCAAGGATTAGTGCAAATGGGCGATAGAAAAGAGTACCTAAATTTCCAACAGCAAGCGTATAAGGATTATGCGATATTTGTACCAGCTGGAAAGTGGCACAACCTTATCAATACAGGTCATCAGCCACTAAAACTATACTCGATCTATGCTCCACCAGAGCATCCATTTGGTACCGTACATGAAACGAAAGCCATTGCAATGGCTGCCGAAAACCATCGTTATTAA